GGTGTACCAGAATATCTGGTTCCAGGGGCCGGATGCAGGCAGTGCCCGTGAAGATGTAAACATCAACTTCCAGGAGGCGCCTGTAGGCGTGGAATTGCCCGGGATGTTCAGTCGTACGAAGAATACTTTTTCCAGCGTAGGTCCATATGCAGCAGACTGGCAATTATCGGTGATCGATCCCGGCATACGGAGTAACCGTTTTAGTGCCAATGGGAAGTCATTCTATGTAGCGCCTTACAAAAAAGAATTGGGTGATGCTGATATCAAAACTATTTACCTCGATATAAACCAGTCATGGACGGAAGAAGAATTTAAAGAAATATTGAATCTACATTATCCGGTAAAGGTGTATATCGATAATCAATGGCATACAGCCACGGATGAGAACTTTGAACGACTAGTGAAAGACCGTTATAGTTTATTTCCTGTTTACAAAGTACCTGATCGTGCATCCGCATTGGTCATTACGAAGGGAAATGTGATGTCTCCCAATTTGGGTGATCTGGCAGGAAGTGTATTCAGTTCAGCAATAAAAGAATCATTAAAAATACCGGGGAAAATGCAATTGCTTAATCTTGGCGGAGAGCTGTCTCCTTACCTGCGTACACTAAAAGAATACCGGTTCTTCCGGTATGCAGAGGGGGATGTAAAAGAGCTGGCACAATGGCTGTCGCAGCACCAGTTTCCCGGAGATATAGAGAATGATAACCGTGTGGTGATAGCCCCCGCAGGTGTGACGATCAATATGGACGATCAGATGGGTGTAAGCAATGCGCCTGATCACCTGATGCGCTTATTTGCTTACAACCACATTATGCAGAAAATGGGGCCGCAAAAAATGGCAGACAGTGAGATCATTGCCACTGCAAAAGAATCTTATATCGTGACCCCGGCGTCCAGTCTGATCGTACTGGAAACACAAGCGGATTATGACCGTTTCGATATACATGATGACGCGAACAGTCTGAAGAACGCCTCCCTGAAAGGCAAAGGGGCGGTGCCTGAACCGCATGAGTGGGCATTGATCATAATAGGTTTAGTATGTATCGTTTGGTTTAAAAAGAAACGTGCTGTAGCAATATGAGGATCCTTATACCTGTGTACCTTGTCCTCTTCTTTGTAGGGCTGCAGCACTTTGTGGATTGGCAGTCTGCCGGTTTCCTGCTGGGACTGGCAGCGCTGCCCTTCACGACTGAATTCGATCAAACAAAAAGAGGAAGCCGGCGATATTTCTATATCTCTATTGGCTTGTTCGCATTGTTTCTACTGGTGCCGGTGCATACATTTTATTATCTGGCATTGATCACAGCAGTTGTGTTTTGTTTGGAAATGTATGTGGGTAGGATTAATCTGCTGCCTATGCTGGTAATGATCTGTATGTCGCCGGTATTCCGGTTCTGGGCGGACCTGTTTACATTTCCCATTCGTTTGCAACTGACAGCGCTGGCGGGTAGTGTGGTGATCGGGGCAAAAGTAGAGGGGAATATTATAAGCTGTGATGGACAGGATTTTTCCGTAGATCCCGCCTGTATGGGTTTGCAGATGACGGTGACAGCCATGTTGTGTGGAATGATCATCATAGGAGGATTTCAGAAAAAGTATAGAAAATATCTATCGGCGGGCATAACCCTTGTGGTATTGAGTGTAGCGTTTGGATTGAATGTAATAGGCAATTTAATACGGATAATTTGTCTGGTGCAGTTTAAAATAATGCCAGGCACCCCATCGCATGAGGTGATCGGAGTGATGTCGTTAATTGGATATGTAATAGTGCCCTTTGTTTTTTTCAGCAGGTATATGATCATGCGGTTTGGTCATCCTGTTGTGGCAGAGAAGAAAATATACCGGATTGTACCTACTGGTCCTTTATTGTTGCGGAATGGCATCTTACTTGCCTGTATGGTCTATGGCTGTTATGTGAACCTGCGTCCGCGGCCTGTGGTAGCGCATGCATTGCCTGTGAAGACCGCAGGGTATACCGTGAAGAATTTACCAGATAATGTCACGCAGTTAATGAGTAAGGATGCGTTGGTGTATGTGAAATTTATTCCTTCATAT
This Chitinophaga sancti DNA region includes the following protein-coding sequences:
- the xrtN gene encoding exosortase N, whose product is MRILIPVYLVLFFVGLQHFVDWQSAGFLLGLAALPFTTEFDQTKRGSRRYFYISIGLFALFLLVPVHTFYYLALITAVVFCLEMYVGRINLLPMLVMICMSPVFRFWADLFTFPIRLQLTALAGSVVIGAKVEGNIISCDGQDFSVDPACMGLQMTVTAMLCGMIIIGGFQKKYRKYLSAGITLVVLSVAFGLNVIGNLIRIICLVQFKIMPGTPSHEVIGVMSLIGYVIVPFVFFSRYMIMRFGHPVVAEKKIYRIVPTGPLLLRNGILLACMVYGCYVNLRPRPVVAHALPVKTAGYTVKNLPDNVTQLMSKDALVYVKFIPSYYYSEHHPMICWKGSGYTFEKVQEQVWNGRSVYTALLVEGNTKLHTAWWYDNGKHRTNSQLTWRWDVFTGAQPYSLINVTASDEATLRKVIKTLIF